In Desulfobulbus oralis, one DNA window encodes the following:
- a CDS encoding ribonuclease HII — translation MSRRRDTATLPLPAVKNPADTFAIERGLMARGIRPVAGVDEAGRGPLAGPVVAACVILPPDCEYRIFRDSKITSEKERELLFRILHENGAIFGLGLASAQEIDRINILQASLLAMKRAALSCAEKNGALPACLLVDGKFPMPLNVAQQTLVRGESRSAAIAAASILAKVHRDRLMAELHEKYPRYGWLQNKGYPTRAHRDAIARFGPCPEHRMSFRGVQDFVNNTSGRRDEKT, via the coding sequence ATGAGCCGCCGGCGTGATACTGCCACCCTGCCCCTGCCTGCCGTCAAAAATCCGGCCGACACCTTTGCCATCGAGCGCGGCCTCATGGCCCGGGGGATCAGGCCGGTCGCGGGTGTGGACGAGGCCGGCCGGGGGCCTTTGGCCGGGCCGGTTGTGGCGGCCTGCGTCATTCTGCCGCCGGACTGCGAGTACCGCATCTTCCGCGACTCGAAGATAACCAGCGAAAAAGAGCGGGAACTGCTCTTCCGGATCCTGCACGAAAACGGTGCAATCTTTGGCCTGGGTCTGGCAAGCGCGCAGGAAATCGACCGGATCAATATTCTGCAGGCCTCGCTTTTGGCCATGAAGCGGGCAGCGCTCTCCTGTGCGGAGAAAAACGGCGCCCTGCCCGCCTGTCTGCTGGTGGACGGCAAGTTTCCCATGCCCCTGAACGTGGCCCAGCAAACACTGGTGCGCGGCGAGAGCAGGAGCGCCGCCATCGCCGCAGCTTCCATTCTGGCCAAGGTCCACCGGGACCGGCTCATGGCAGAGCTCCACGAAAAATATCCCCGCTACGGCTGGCTGCAGAACAAAGGCTATCCCACCAGGGCACACCGGGATGCCATTGCCCGCTTCGGCCCCTGCCCTGAGCACCGGATGAGTTTTCGTGGAGTGCAGGACTTTGTCAACAACACATCGGGCAGGCGTGATGAAAAAACCTGA
- the rplS gene encoding 50S ribosomal protein L19, translating to MNIIERIDLEQMRFDMPDFRPGDTVKVHIRIIEGNKERVQVYQGVVIRRKRGNMNATFTVRKISHGVGVEKTFALHSPRLEKVEIVTRGRVRRSRLYYLRELRGKAARIRERGLNR from the coding sequence ATGAATATCATTGAAAGGATTGATTTGGAGCAGATGCGTTTCGATATGCCCGATTTTCGCCCCGGCGACACGGTCAAGGTGCATATCCGCATCATTGAAGGCAACAAGGAGCGCGTCCAGGTGTATCAGGGCGTGGTCATCCGCCGGAAGCGCGGCAACATGAACGCCACCTTCACGGTGCGCAAGATCTCCCATGGCGTGGGCGTGGAAAAGACCTTTGCCCTGCATTCCCCCAGGCTCGAGAAGGTGGAAATTGTGACCCGGGGGCGGGTGCGGCGTTCCCGTCTCTACTATCTGCGTGAACTGCGCGGCAAGGCGGCCCGCATCCGTGAGCGTGGCCTGAACAGGTAA